One window of the Coregonus clupeaformis isolate EN_2021a unplaced genomic scaffold, ASM2061545v1 scaf1935, whole genome shotgun sequence genome contains the following:
- the LOC121558554 gene encoding SPARC-related modular calcium-binding protein 1-like codes for MIYMIKLTVCVLTSGVTMDFSKQRKETITMATLTIILLVSTAFALGDCTIRPETPCERARDAMINSPPGAFIPTCDYQGQYTPEQCSGSTGSCWCVTCNGQKIKGTETPPGSANTICATLICS; via the exons ATGATTTATATGATTAAACTCACCGTCTGCGTCCTGACCTCCGGTGTTAcaatggatttcagcaaacaaagaaag GAGACTATCACCATGGCGACATTGACCATCATTCTGCTTGTCAGCACGGCTTTTGCGTTGGGAG ATTGTACGATACGACCCGAGACCCCCTGTGAGCGTGCTAGAGATGCCATGATAAACAGCCCACCTGGAGCCTTCATCCCAACTTGTGACTACCAGGGACAATACACCCCTGAGCAATGTTCAGGATCTACAG GTTCCTGTTGGTGTGTGACCTGTAATGGACAGAAGATCAAGGGTACTGAGACTCCACCAGGCTCTGCTAACACCATCTGTGCCAccctg ATTTGCTCGTAG